The Mercurialis annua linkage group LG2, ddMerAnnu1.2, whole genome shotgun sequence genome contains a region encoding:
- the LOC126669711 gene encoding NDR1/HIN1-like protein 6, whose protein sequence is MQNKGHKKLQQVMIESQRIHPSVDMEAAPPPTSPLVPQGSSVSEKGSPLHHQHQPPVTSTVSRATVTEPATNTATTRKTARSCLCKCLCWTISLILLILVIIAAIAGILYLVFQPKIPKYSVDSLRISDLRLNYDMTLYAKFDVKITANNPNKKIGIYYEKGGKLSVWYTDTLLCAGTIPKFYQGHRNITKLDVSLSGQRQYGSTLMSALQEQQQTGRIPLDLKVSAPIAVKLGRLKLKKVKILGDCLLVVDSLTTNSLISIKASNCKFRLKL, encoded by the coding sequence ATGCAAAATAAAGGACACAAAAAGCTGCAACAAGTGATGATAGAGAGCCAGAGAATTCACCCGTCGGTCGACATGGAAGCAGCACCACCCCCAACATCACCACTTGTACCTCAAGGCTCATCAGTTTCAGAGAAAGGTAGTCCTCTTCATCATCAGCATCAACCTCCAGTTACCAGCACGGTAAGTCGAGCAACTGTAACAGAACCTGCAACAAATACAGCAACGACAAGGAAAACAGCAAGAAGCTGTCTCTGCAAGTGCTTATGTTGGACAATAAGCCTCATTCTCCTTATATTAGTAATAATTGCTGCCATTGCAGGCATTCTCTACCTTGTCTTCCAACCCAAGATTCCAAAATACTCGGTCGACAGCCTGCGAATTAGTGATCTACGACTCAACTACGACATGACTCTTTATGCTAAATTTGATGTCAAGATTACAGCCAACAATCCAAACAAGAAAATAGGAATTTATTATGAAAAAGGAGGGAAGCTGAGCGTATGGTACACCGACACACTGCTTTGTGCTGGAACTATACCAAAATTCTACCAAGGTCACCGGAATATAACGAAGCTCGACGTTAGCTTAAGTGGGCAGAGACAGTACGGAAGTACTTTGATGTCAGCATTACAAGAGCAACAACAAACAGGGCGTATTCCGTTGGATCTTAAAGTGTCAGCTCCTATTGCTGTTAAACTTGGAAGATTGAAGCTGAAGAAGGTGAAGATCTTGGGAGATTGCTTGTTGGTAGTGGATAGCTTAACTACCAACAGCTTGATTAGCATCAAAGCCAGTAATTGCAAGTTTAGACTGAAGCTCTAA
- the LOC126669730 gene encoding rhodanese-like domain-containing protein 8, chloroplastic produces the protein MRVCSAPINLSSPITIYRHNPFFFLLPPPNKTSFTTNTFCCHKQNYSLPHLNNKHTHSKFNANLSACEAQLCPDDFLVVNFYRFVSISDPKAEVAKHLAFLKDLDIYGRIYLNEQGINAQYSGPSKDAVAYVEWIKEDLRFCDIEVQISPAPNGHAFPKLKLRYKPSLVQMEGGTAHLPLLDPAMRATPLTPSEWRKRLDKVRPDDVVLDVRNGYEWDIGHFVSAQRPHTECFRTTSCDPLATADRNTTDIFMYCTGGIRCDVYSIILRKQGFRNLYTLMGGVSNYLNQEGPGQTQWVGNLFVFDHRLSLPPSAYNPHATAVQLPQKFANCYVCGSHVYDLKHRNCANLDCNLLFLCCIDCLKDFKGCCCIKCTTAPRLRPLLPSSHRYEKWHIYRELEEQINVTV, from the exons ATGAGGGTTTGCTCCGCCCCTATTAACCTCTCCTCTCCGATTACCATTTACAGACATAACCCATTCTTCTTCTTATTACCCCCTCCCAACAAAACCAGCTTCACCACCAACACATTCTGCTGCCATAAACAAAATTACTCACTTCCCCACTTAAACAACAAGCACACACACTCTAAATTTAATGCAAATTTAAGTGCTTGTGAGGCACAGCTTTGCCCTGATGATTTCCTAGTTGTCAACTTTTATCGCTTCGTCTCTATCTCAGACCCCAAGGCCGAAGTTGCCAAGCACCTCGCTTTTTTGAAG GATCTTGACATATATGGCCGAATATATCTCAATGAACAAGGAATTAATGCCCAG TATAGCGGACCATCCAAAGATGCTGTTGCATATGTTGAATGGATAAAAGAAGATTTGAGGTTTTGTGATATAGAAGTTCAGATTTCTCCAGCGCCGAATGGGCATGCCTTCCCTAAATTAAAGCTGCGGTATAAACCCTCGTTAGTACAGATGGAAGGAGGGACTGCACATCTCCCTCTGTTGGATCCTGCAATGCGAGCAACGCCTCTAACGCCATCCGAGTGGAGAAAGAGATTGGACAAGGTACGTCCAGATGATGTTGTATTGGATGTGAGAAATGGGTATGAGTGGGATATTGGTCATTTTGTTAGCGCCCAGCGACCTCATACGGAATGCTTCAGGACTACTTCATGTGACCCTCTAGCAACTGCTGATAGAAACACAACAGATATATTCATGTACTGCACAGGAGGTATCCGTTGCGATGTGTATTCTATCATCCTCCGGAAACAGGGCTTTCGGAATTTATATACCCTCATGGGGGGAGTTTCTAATTATCTTAATCAAGAAGGTCCTGGACAGACACAGTGGGTTGGAAATTTGTTCGTGTTTGATCACCGTCTTTCTCTTCCACCTTCTGCTTATAACCCTCATGCTACAGCAGTCCAACTACCTCAAAAGTTTGCTAACTGTTATGTATGCGGATCACATGTCTATGATTTGAAGCATCGAAACTGCGCTAATCTCGATTGTAACTTGCTTTTTTTATGCTGTATTGACTGTTTGAAGGACTTTAAAGGATGTTGCTGTATCAAATGCACAACTGCCCCTCGGCTTAGGCCTCTTCTGCCATCATCTCACAGATATGAGAAATGGCATATTTATCGAGAATTAGAAGAGCAAATCAACGTGACTGTTTGA
- the LOC126669729 gene encoding stemmadenine O-acetyltransferase-like, translated as MEVEIVFEDCIKPSSPTPSHLKIYKLSLLDQFMPCVYVPMILYYSNTNEDLHRDKTLLLKQSLSRTLTQFYPLAGKITDDLSVECNDEGVLYLEARASISLSEFLKHHDITLLQKFLPNHSVPTPGSYVTMIQETFFDCGGFTIGIYILHSVMDGCALASFLKAWGAMACDESDKKMIPSFDGPSVFPNVSDFPRDLNMMALLSNFIRVEKMNAARFVFDGSSIANLKEKVTRSGVKNPTRVEVVSALLFKSLMAALNSISHNNDDDTPLPLAITHAVNVRRRMLPPFPECSMGNFVCFADTLLCGPHEENQLSNIVCKLKESIAKINYSYVNSIQGDDGLVKLHEKMKEMISAFTSPKFYNGVNYAAFTSWCGFGLYEVDFGWGKPVWTTYAGSYGNVKSPFANHVVLMDARTGNNGIEAWVVSDEEAISMLEGDDELLKHAYLNPTPLTN; from the coding sequence ATGGAAGTTGAAATAGTTTTTGAAGATTGCATTAAACCCTCTTCACCAACACCATCTCACCTAAAAATCTACAAACTTTCTCTCTTAGATCAATTCATGCCTTGTGTTTATGTTCCTATGATCCTTTACTATTCCAACACAAACGAAGACCTTCATCGCGATAAAACATTACTACTGAAACAATCATTATCTCGAACCCTAACACAATTTTATCCGCTTGCAGGGAAGATTACAGACGATCTTTCCGTGGAATGTAATGATGAAGGGGTCTTATATTTAGAGGCTAGGGCAAGCATTTCTTTGTCAGAATTTCTCAAACACCATGATATTACATTACTACAAAAATTCTTACCTAATCATTCTGTACCAACTCCAGGTTCTTATGTTACCATGATTCAAGAAACATTCTTTGATTGCGGTGGCTTCACCATTGGAATCTATATTCTACACTCGGTCATGGATGGTTGCGCTTTAGCTTCATTTCTAAAAGCTTGGGGAGCCATGGCTTGTGATGAATCTGATAAGAAGATGATCCCAAGTTTTGATGGCCCGTCTGTTTTTCCTAATGTATCAGATTTTCCAAGAGATCTGAATATGATGGCTTTACTTAGCAATTTTATCAGAGTTGAGAAAATGAATGCAGCAAGATTTGTATTTGATGGATCTTCCATTGCTAATCTTAAAGAGAAAGTAACAAGATCTGGTGTGAAAAACCCTACTCGCGTCGAAGTGGTTTCAGCACTTCTTTTTAAGAGCTTGATGGCTGCTCTCAACTCTATATCTCATAATAATGATGATGATACTCCATTACCATTAGCAATCACTCATGCTGTTAATGTTCGTCGGAGAATGCTTCCACCATTTCCGGAATGTTCAATGGGGAACTTTGTCTGCTTTGCCGATACATTATTATGCGGCCCTCATGAGGAAAATCAACTAAGCAACATTGTGTGCAAATTGAAAGAATCAATTGCAAAGATCAATTACAGTTATGTTAACAGCATACAAGGTGATGACGGGCTCGTAAAGTTGCACGAGAAGATGAAAGAGATGATAAGTGCATTCACGAGCCCAAAATTTTACAATGGTGTGAACTATGCTGCATTCACCAGTTGGTGCGGTTTTGGTCTTTACGAGGTTGATTTTGGATGGGGAAAGCCGGTTTGGACAACTTATGCAGGATCTTATGGAAATGTTAAATCGCCTTTTGCAAATCATGTAGTTCTAATGGATGCAAGAACCGGAAATAATGGGATAGAAGCATGGGTTGTTTCTGATGAAGAAGCTATAAGTATGTTAGAAGGAGATGACGAACTTCTAAAACACGCTTACCTTAATCCAACTCcgttaactaattaa